The Brachybacterium huguangmaarense genome contains a region encoding:
- a CDS encoding DUF5998 family protein, with the protein MTSSLPADLERELLRAGYFPQTAAACLERSLRGARVAGHLVRPETTFDGAEVRRHLTVLALTDRHLIVSHLDDDQADELNPSQVVVTTERVLLSRITTTGMSQVFDTEGTSARAREAEVTLGITWGGSRRLELERGWCDDPECQADHGWTGTVAPSDIALRVSALADGEGAIEQALDFHALLVDAVDALDAR; encoded by the coding sequence GTGACCTCGTCCCTCCCCGCCGACCTCGAGCGCGAGCTGCTGCGCGCCGGCTACTTCCCCCAGACCGCCGCGGCCTGCCTCGAGCGGAGCCTGCGCGGCGCCCGTGTCGCCGGGCACCTGGTGCGGCCCGAGACCACCTTCGACGGCGCCGAGGTGCGCCGCCACCTCACCGTGCTGGCCCTCACGGACCGTCACCTCATCGTCTCCCACCTCGACGACGACCAGGCCGACGAGCTCAACCCCAGCCAGGTCGTCGTCACCACCGAGCGCGTGCTCCTGTCGCGCATCACCACGACCGGCATGTCCCAGGTGTTCGACACCGAGGGGACCTCGGCGCGGGCCCGCGAGGCCGAGGTGACCCTCGGCATCACGTGGGGCGGGAGCCGCCGCCTCGAGCTCGAGCGCGGCTGGTGCGACGATCCCGAGTGCCAGGCCGACCACGGCTGGACGGGCACCGTCGCCCCCTCCGACATCGCCCTGCGGGTGAGCGCCCTCGCGGACGGCGAGGGCGCGATCGAGCAGGCCCTCGACTTCCACGCCCTCCTGGTCGACGCCGTCGACGCGCTCGACGCGCGCTAG
- a CDS encoding bifunctional acetate--CoA ligase family protein/GNAT family N-acetyltransferase, translated as MAARRDEAPARPPRRAPVPYPAHWEADIALRDGTAAHLRPILPSDAQALQRFHMAQSEQSRYFRFFAPMPELSPRDLERFTVVDHRDREALIVLHGDEIIAVGRYDRVEPTEAEVAFNVSDHYQGKGLGSVLLEHLAAAAREVGIHTFIAEVLPQNHRMISVFTDAGFDIRRSFDDGVVAVEFAIDPTARSEAVRAEREHRAEARAMERMLTPASVLVVGVSASRDSVGGRILRALESSGYDGLVHVVTRDAFEVGGRRAYSRISEVPGPVDMAVLALRAVDAVDAISQCAAIGVGSLVIPSEGFADIGEDGARLQRELVARARRHGMRLLGPAAFGFLRTGERPINVSLSPRLPRPGSTALAGQSSALAAMILAGADARGVGVAEFVGSGNRADVSINDCLQRWDEDPAVSVIGLALESMGNPRKFTRLARRVTRTKPVVVLRPPGLTGTAPPGHEVRTSALPRRALDQVLASAGVVPTRSVDHLADVLEMLDREGVPPGTRVGLIANNPALGASLRGAADDFGLEVAAENRAVPLREDPRLILRAFTRMAAPGGVDVVVLGILDPLTADLADLLRQLATVADGSAVALVVCVVSDPERYEALRAQVREDHVLPPLHTTPALAMRAAAGAIAHVRRPLADDAEPAERADVDREGARARVRALLEACDDPARGLELDTAQARALLAAYGLDLLDSRVVEDEEQALAAASELGYPVALKSTDPLLAHRADLGGVRLDIPDAVQLRHAHAAMRRELGFSSAPLLVQPMAPTGVAVVVRSQEDPSLGPVVSFSLAGDAADLLGDVAYDIPPFTEAGAARLVARPATAVKLDGNRGLPAVDRAALAETVIRVGLMAEDLPELETLELYPVVVSVHGAALVGARIHLATAPNRTDGARRALLDPDELGGGAGGRARMAT; from the coding sequence ATGGCAGCACGGCGCGACGAGGCCCCCGCTCGCCCCCCGCGGCGAGCACCGGTGCCCTACCCCGCCCATTGGGAGGCGGACATCGCGCTGCGCGACGGCACCGCGGCCCACCTGCGCCCGATCCTGCCGAGCGACGCGCAGGCTCTGCAGCGCTTCCACATGGCCCAGTCCGAGCAGTCGCGCTACTTCCGCTTCTTCGCGCCCATGCCCGAGCTCTCGCCGCGCGATCTCGAGCGCTTCACGGTCGTCGACCACCGAGACCGGGAGGCGCTCATCGTGCTCCACGGCGACGAGATCATCGCCGTCGGCCGCTACGACCGGGTCGAGCCCACGGAGGCCGAGGTCGCCTTCAACGTCTCGGACCACTACCAGGGCAAGGGCCTGGGCTCCGTCCTGCTCGAGCACCTCGCCGCCGCCGCCCGCGAGGTGGGCATCCACACCTTCATCGCCGAGGTGCTCCCGCAGAACCACCGGATGATCTCCGTGTTCACCGACGCCGGCTTCGACATCCGGCGCAGCTTCGACGACGGCGTGGTCGCCGTCGAGTTCGCGATCGACCCCACCGCACGCTCCGAGGCGGTGCGCGCCGAGCGCGAGCACCGCGCCGAGGCGCGCGCCATGGAGCGCATGCTCACCCCGGCGTCCGTGCTCGTCGTGGGCGTCTCCGCGAGCCGGGACAGCGTGGGCGGGCGGATCCTGCGGGCCCTCGAGTCCTCCGGCTACGACGGGCTCGTGCACGTGGTCACGCGGGACGCCTTCGAGGTGGGCGGGCGCCGCGCCTACTCGCGCATCTCCGAGGTGCCCGGCCCCGTCGACATGGCGGTGCTCGCGCTGCGTGCGGTCGACGCGGTCGACGCGATCTCCCAGTGCGCCGCGATCGGGGTGGGCTCCCTCGTGATCCCCTCCGAGGGCTTCGCCGACATCGGCGAGGACGGCGCACGCCTGCAGCGTGAGCTCGTCGCGCGCGCCCGCCGCCACGGCATGCGCCTGCTCGGGCCCGCCGCCTTCGGCTTCCTGCGCACGGGGGAGCGCCCCATCAACGTGTCGCTGTCCCCGCGCCTGCCGCGGCCGGGATCGACGGCGCTCGCCGGCCAGTCGAGCGCCCTGGCCGCGATGATCCTCGCCGGCGCGGACGCGCGCGGCGTGGGGGTCGCCGAGTTCGTCGGCTCGGGCAACCGCGCGGACGTCTCGATCAACGACTGCCTCCAGCGCTGGGACGAGGACCCCGCGGTCTCGGTGATCGGCCTGGCCCTGGAGTCGATGGGCAACCCGCGCAAGTTCACGCGCCTGGCCCGCCGCGTCACGCGCACTAAGCCGGTCGTCGTGCTGCGGCCGCCCGGCCTCACGGGGACGGCTCCTCCCGGCCACGAGGTGCGCACCTCGGCCCTGCCGCGTCGCGCGCTCGACCAGGTGCTCGCGAGCGCGGGCGTCGTGCCCACGCGCAGCGTCGACCATCTCGCCGACGTCCTCGAGATGCTCGATCGCGAGGGCGTGCCCCCGGGTACCCGGGTGGGGCTGATCGCGAACAACCCCGCGCTCGGCGCCTCCCTGCGGGGCGCGGCCGACGACTTCGGCCTCGAGGTCGCCGCCGAGAACCGCGCGGTGCCGCTGCGCGAGGACCCTCGGCTGATCCTGCGGGCCTTCACCCGGATGGCCGCGCCCGGCGGCGTCGACGTCGTCGTGCTCGGCATCCTCGACCCCCTGACGGCCGATCTCGCCGACCTCCTCCGCCAGCTCGCGACGGTCGCCGACGGCAGCGCCGTCGCGCTCGTGGTATGCGTCGTCTCCGACCCCGAGCGCTACGAGGCCCTGCGCGCCCAGGTGCGCGAGGACCACGTGCTGCCGCCCCTGCACACGACGCCCGCCCTCGCGATGCGCGCGGCGGCGGGGGCCATCGCCCACGTGCGCCGTCCCCTCGCCGACGACGCGGAGCCCGCCGAGCGGGCCGACGTCGACCGGGAGGGCGCGCGCGCCCGGGTCCGCGCGCTGCTCGAGGCGTGCGACGACCCGGCGCGCGGCCTCGAGCTGGACACCGCCCAGGCGCGCGCCCTGCTCGCCGCCTACGGCCTGGACCTGCTCGACTCGCGCGTGGTCGAGGACGAGGAGCAGGCGCTCGCCGCGGCCTCCGAGCTCGGCTATCCCGTGGCCCTCAAGTCGACCGATCCGCTGCTCGCCCACCGCGCGGACCTCGGCGGCGTGCGCCTGGACATCCCCGACGCCGTGCAGCTGCGCCACGCCCACGCGGCCATGCGGCGCGAGCTCGGCTTCTCGAGCGCGCCCCTCCTGGTCCAGCCCATGGCGCCCACGGGCGTGGCGGTCGTCGTGCGCTCCCAGGAGGACCCGTCGCTCGGCCCCGTCGTGAGCTTCTCGCTCGCGGGCGACGCCGCCGACCTGCTCGGGGACGTCGCCTACGACATCCCGCCCTTCACCGAGGCCGGCGCGGCGCGGCTCGTCGCCCGCCCCGCGACCGCCGTCAAGCTCGACGGGAACCGGGGTCTGCCCGCCGTCGACCGGGCCGCCCTCGCCGAGACCGTGATCCGCGTGGGCCTCATGGCCGAGGACCTGCCCGAGCTGGAGACCCTCGAGCTGTACCCCGTCGTGGTCTCGGTGCACGGCGCCGCGCTCGTCGGCGCCCGCATCCACCTCGCGACCGCTCCCAACCGCACCGACGGCGCCCGGCGGGCCCTGCTCGACCCCGACGAGCTCGGGGGCGGCGCCGGCGGGCGTGCGAGGATGGCCACGTGA